Within the Brienomyrus brachyistius isolate T26 unplaced genomic scaffold, BBRACH_0.4 scaffold413, whole genome shotgun sequence genome, the region CTGTATCCAATTAGGAGTACTTGCCTGTTTGTGAAGCTGAATTATACAGAGATATGCTTCATTTTCTGTATATCTACTTATAGGACGTTCGTCGGacgtttttctttaaaaaaaaaagaaaactaataaaatgacatgaagTTATTCTTGCTTCTGCAATGAATCCTCCAGATAGTGGAGACGGCAGCGAAATTGCATCCAACATGTTACACACAACAATACaatttgtaatatatatttaactGTCAGTAAGTTTAATGATATTGTCCTGCCAGAGTTTAAACACAGTGAGCACACCTGTGTAGCAGGCATCTcctgtcctgctgtccttcacatCCTCCCTGCATTGGTTTAATGGTTGGGCCAACGCTGTGGATACCATGATTATTGTTAGCCTGTATAGTGCTGATTGCCAGCAGGCCGTCGTGTCACAATGCACAAAGTATGGtattctctccatccatccattttccaaactgcttatcctactgggtcgcggggggtccccgGAGCTTATGCCAGaatggcacgaggcagggaacaacccaggatggggggccagcccatcgcagggcacactcactccattcactcacacatgcactcctacgggcaatttagcaagtccaattagcctcagcatgtttttggactgtgaggggaaaccggagtacctggaggaaaccccatgacgacatgggaagaacatgcaaactccacacacatgtaacccaggcggaaactcgaacccgggacccagaggtgtgaggcaacaatgctaaccactgcaccacaatgccGCCCCAAGTTTggtattatttgttttaaataaataaatataaaagacaTGCAATTGCAAGACACTGTCTCCATAAACTTTATTATATTATCAGAACTTCATTAGCAGCCGTTATTGATCCAGGATTTTTTTCATTCAGGGTCTAGTGAACGTTGATcaaatcattttttgatgtttttacaggagattcttctgcttttttctgttCATCTGCTCGATAAACGTGTTATCTAACTGCTTAGGATGATGCTGCTAACGTAGCCTGTTTGCTGTTATAAGATCTTGTTATATTATAAGATTCCCTACGTAAAGTCGCCGACTTGAAACTAAGGAGATCATGTTTAATTCTGAAGcttgacttttaaaaaaattacatcGCAAAACGAATCAGAACCTCtgtcaaaaacaaaaatcacaatTAACCTTTCTGCTTCACAAACCAAAAAACAACACGGGCCAAGAAAAATAGTTCGTGAGAGTTTATTTAATTGCAGTACGTTACAGGTCAGTACATTTTGCCACAGTCACATCCTGCTCATTCCCATCAGTGCGGTAAGGTGGCCAAGACAGGTCAACGAAGAgttttcttgtccgagttgccctgtgacgcaatttcaacatggcggcttacacagtaattctattttataaatctttaaaaatgtttattttgttaaagtgTTGGCGCACTCGCAAAGTCCTCCCCCTTCTTAATGGAGGCCTTCAGCTCGTCCAGTGCTTCCGCCACCAGCTTGGTCTCCAAGGCGGAGAGCTTGCCAAGGCTAGGTTTCTTTCCACTCCGTGTCtgccgaggaggagaggggtggagaaaTATGTGCATTCGCCTTCCTCTGACCTGACGAATGCACATTCGATGACCCCTTCTTtgccattcatggcatccagcaGAGACACGGCGAACCTAGCCCCTGCATACGCCAtggagagggtggcagagccTGCCCCAGCCTTCGCCTTCACCACCTCAGTGCCTGCGTCTTGGATACGCCTCGTGAGGTTAGTGAGAGTATCCACACTGAACTCCACTTTGGGAGTGCACCGAGATAAGACCGGAATTATGGTCTTGCCCGCATGGCCACCAACTACAGGGACGTTGACATGAGCAGGATTCAGTCCCGTGAGTTCGGCCACGAAGGTGTTAGCCCTGACGATGTCTAGCGTCGTCACACCAAAGACCCGCTTAgggttgtaaactccatgcttCCT harbors:
- the LOC125729020 gene encoding malate dehydrogenase, mitochondrial-like, which translates into the protein MFSRIARSAVSIARSFCSSSQSNTKVTVLGASGGIGQPLSLLLKKSPLVSQLSLYDVVHTLGVAADLSHIETRAQVTGYVGPEQLPQALKGSEVVVIPAGVPRKPGMTRDDLFGTNASIVATLADACARNCPEAMICLITNPVNSTVPIASEILRKHGVYNPKRVFGVTTLDIVRANTFVAELTGLNPAHVNVPVVGGHAGKTIIPVLSRCTPKVEFSVDTLTNLTRRIQDAGTEVVKAKAGAGSATLSMAYAGARFAVSLLDAMNGKEGVIECAFTRSGKKPSLGKLSALETKLVAEALDELKASIKKGEDFASAPTL